Proteins encoded together in one Terriglobus saanensis SP1PR4 window:
- a CDS encoding PQQ-binding-like beta-propeller repeat protein: MAKHSLNGREGTDLAGSRNLGRYDLNKQVEVQRTLRRHETELQQNVHKLELKEEIPPLDRQTFANSYHTSPEDLSNVALEGPDGRSRSKVARAVLSLFAIVGFELGSPWMAAVHGQTSATPEWNTASFNPARDAWQRNETKINPENAKNLQLLWKAKLEVKTMGMQSFREPLIVSSGGKTLTILAGSSNEIYALDADSGAVVWKKKLAWASEKPEEPGEGSSYICTNALSATPVVTPSGAGERFVYVIASDGYLHTLALGSGEEKDAPLQVLPEPHGKPYGLNLVNNVIYTITGRACGGNPNALYAVNLANKKVTVSQPPQAGLWGVAGATIGADGTIYFESGDGVYDAKSGRLSTSVEAFTFSNDTLTLKDYYTPSNYEWLTKRDLDMDATAVIFPYKSQELMVASGKEGRFVLIDTKSMGGVDHMTPVSRTPLITNTSANLQTEGTWGSHASWLDADGTRWVLAPTGSPVAVKFPITNGKAPNGGVIAMKLEDKGGKLALAPVWQSRNMITAEPPVIANGVVYVLAAGEFTGQANETEGGLFNSEQRIQRSVPAKLFLLDARTGKELYSSGDQVASFLHQAGLSVAGGRVIFGTFDGTIYCYGLK, from the coding sequence ATGGCAAAGCATTCTCTCAACGGCCGCGAAGGCACCGATTTGGCTGGTTCGAGAAATCTCGGGCGATATGACTTGAACAAACAAGTCGAAGTACAGCGCACGCTTCGCCGGCACGAGACCGAGCTACAGCAAAACGTACACAAGCTCGAACTCAAGGAAGAGATCCCTCCCCTGGATCGTCAAACCTTTGCAAATTCATATCACACTAGCCCAGAAGATCTCTCTAACGTGGCTCTCGAAGGTCCAGACGGACGATCCCGGTCCAAGGTGGCACGCGCAGTATTGAGCCTGTTCGCAATCGTTGGTTTCGAATTGGGATCTCCCTGGATGGCTGCGGTACACGGTCAGACGTCGGCGACGCCGGAGTGGAACACTGCCAGCTTCAACCCGGCGCGCGATGCGTGGCAGAGGAATGAGACCAAAATCAATCCTGAGAACGCTAAGAACCTTCAACTGCTTTGGAAGGCGAAGCTGGAAGTGAAGACGATGGGGATGCAGTCCTTCCGGGAACCCCTGATCGTCTCCAGCGGCGGCAAGACGCTGACGATTCTGGCGGGCAGCTCGAACGAGATCTATGCTCTGGACGCCGATAGCGGCGCGGTGGTGTGGAAGAAGAAGTTGGCGTGGGCGTCGGAGAAGCCCGAGGAGCCGGGCGAAGGTAGCAGCTACATCTGCACGAATGCGTTGAGCGCTACTCCGGTGGTGACACCTTCGGGAGCAGGCGAGAGATTCGTTTACGTCATTGCCAGCGACGGCTATCTGCACACTCTAGCCTTGGGGAGCGGCGAGGAGAAGGATGCGCCGCTTCAGGTCCTGCCTGAGCCCCATGGGAAGCCGTATGGGTTGAACCTCGTCAACAACGTTATCTACACGATTACCGGCCGGGCATGCGGCGGAAATCCGAATGCGCTCTATGCGGTGAATCTGGCCAATAAGAAGGTCACGGTCTCGCAGCCTCCGCAGGCCGGTCTTTGGGGAGTAGCTGGAGCTACCATCGGTGCCGATGGGACGATCTACTTTGAGTCCGGAGATGGCGTATACGATGCAAAGTCGGGACGGCTCTCTACCAGTGTCGAGGCTTTTACCTTCTCGAACGATACGCTGACGTTGAAGGACTACTACACACCTTCGAACTATGAGTGGCTGACCAAGCGCGATCTGGATATGGATGCCACCGCGGTAATCTTCCCGTACAAGAGCCAGGAGCTGATGGTGGCTTCGGGTAAAGAGGGCCGCTTCGTGCTGATCGATACGAAGTCGATGGGCGGCGTGGATCATATGACACCTGTGTCCCGGACTCCGTTGATTACGAATACGAGTGCCAACCTCCAGACAGAGGGCACCTGGGGAAGTCATGCGTCGTGGCTGGATGCAGATGGAACGCGATGGGTGCTTGCACCTACTGGATCACCGGTTGCGGTCAAGTTTCCCATCACGAATGGCAAGGCTCCGAATGGAGGTGTCATCGCGATGAAGCTGGAGGACAAGGGTGGCAAGTTGGCCCTGGCACCAGTGTGGCAGTCCAGAAATATGATTACCGCCGAGCCTCCTGTGATCGCCAATGGCGTGGTCTACGTGCTGGCGGCAGGAGAGTTCACTGGGCAGGCGAACGAAACGGAGGGCGGGTTGTTCAATTCGGAACAGCGAATCCAGAGGTCCGTCCCTGCGAAACTCTTCCTGCTCGATGCCAGGACGGGTAAGGAGTTGTATTCGAGCGGAGATCAGGTCGCTTCGTTTCTGCATCAGGCCGGCCTTTCGGTAGCGGGCGGGCGAGTTATCTTCGGTACTTTCGATGGCACGATCTATTGCTACGGACTTAAGTAG
- a CDS encoding pyrrolo-quinoline quinone has translation MRNSLVLFAALALPVAVFASGAAFAQGGGIGNWTTAGADPSHSGWQKNEKKISKETAGTQFKFLWKLKLGATAKETQSFTEPLLALRLINAQGFKDLVLWGSTDTVYAVDSELGTIVWKKTYDVPASNGTGACGAHNLSIVMEPPVVINFGAHRAPGASPAPTPPASAPPLPLSQRRLGVTAGGGGFGLKGLYVLTGDGILHEQVLSTGIDFAPPVKFLPMAHANPDGLSVIGKKMFTITGRGCSGTKNGLWAIDLASPDYTTTNYMTDKVVPLGLSGPTLDDGVAYLVTGSGAAGNVHADSVIAVTVKDMKEKDWYMPAGEGKVRNISPVAFTFKQKKLVAAPGRDGSFVLLDSESLGGADHHTPLSESAKIAKTKSDSFDSLASWQDASGTAWVLASVSGSLLPEAKFAATNGPAPHGSVVAFKVEEKGDKMMLTPAWVSRDLIHPAPPVITNGVVVALSQGNSTMHATLYVLDAMTGKELYSSKDAISTYAHLTGVAVGDGHAFFTTHDSTLYSFGIGLEH, from the coding sequence ATGAGAAATTCCCTGGTTTTATTCGCCGCATTGGCGCTGCCTGTTGCCGTCTTCGCGTCTGGTGCGGCCTTCGCCCAGGGCGGTGGGATCGGTAACTGGACTACCGCTGGCGCTGACCCCAGCCATAGTGGCTGGCAGAAGAATGAGAAGAAGATCTCCAAAGAGACTGCCGGAACTCAGTTTAAGTTTCTGTGGAAGCTCAAGCTGGGCGCGACGGCGAAGGAGACGCAGTCCTTCACGGAACCGCTGCTGGCTTTGCGTTTGATCAACGCGCAGGGGTTCAAAGACCTCGTCCTGTGGGGGAGCACGGATACGGTATACGCCGTCGACTCAGAGTTGGGCACAATTGTGTGGAAGAAGACCTACGATGTGCCCGCTTCCAACGGCACCGGCGCATGTGGGGCCCATAATCTCAGCATCGTGATGGAACCTCCGGTGGTAATTAACTTTGGGGCACATCGCGCTCCGGGTGCATCTCCTGCGCCTACGCCTCCTGCATCTGCTCCGCCACTTCCTCTGAGCCAGCGTCGTCTGGGCGTTACGGCTGGTGGTGGAGGCTTTGGGTTGAAGGGCCTGTATGTGTTGACCGGCGATGGAATCCTTCATGAGCAGGTTTTGAGCACGGGCATCGATTTCGCTCCCCCAGTCAAATTTCTGCCAATGGCCCATGCAAATCCGGACGGTCTGAGCGTGATTGGAAAGAAGATGTTCACCATCACAGGCCGTGGCTGTAGTGGAACTAAGAATGGTCTTTGGGCCATCGATCTGGCGAGCCCGGATTACACCACGACCAACTATATGACTGACAAGGTTGTTCCGCTGGGGCTCTCTGGCCCAACACTGGACGATGGTGTCGCTTACCTAGTGACCGGCAGCGGCGCTGCGGGCAATGTGCATGCAGACAGTGTGATCGCAGTAACGGTAAAGGATATGAAAGAGAAAGACTGGTATATGCCTGCGGGCGAGGGCAAAGTGAGGAACATCTCGCCGGTTGCATTTACTTTCAAACAGAAGAAGCTTGTTGCAGCGCCGGGCAGGGACGGCAGCTTCGTGTTACTTGACAGCGAGTCACTCGGCGGCGCGGATCACCATACGCCTCTGTCCGAAAGCGCGAAGATTGCAAAGACAAAGAGTGATAGCTTCGACAGCCTCGCCAGTTGGCAAGATGCCAGTGGTACAGCATGGGTGCTCGCATCGGTCTCCGGTTCTCTACTTCCCGAGGCAAAGTTTGCGGCCACGAATGGTCCTGCTCCGCACGGAAGCGTGGTTGCATTCAAGGTGGAAGAGAAGGGCGACAAGATGATGCTCACACCTGCCTGGGTATCGCGCGACTTGATCCACCCTGCACCGCCTGTGATTACGAATGGAGTGGTCGTAGCCCTCTCGCAGGGAAACTCGACGATGCATGCCACCCTTTACGTCCTTGATGCTATGACGGGTAAAGAGCTGTACTCCAGCAAGGATGCTATTTCGACCTATGCGCATTTGACCGGCGTCGCCGTTGGCGATGGCCATGCTTTCTTCACAACCCATGACAGTACGCTCTATTCCTTCGGTATCGGGTTGGAGCACTGA
- a CDS encoding helix-hairpin-helix domain-containing protein: MNRLAKVVISNGKRFLIQIALWGVTVGMASSQQTPPQTPPKDHAQHSTELPPGAGRDTVVRVCGKCHSPNILVANPRDRQGWEDTITKMYGLGAVATDEDFTEILEYLAKNVSQPPTAPSMAKVAVNKATAAEMETSLELWVKDAEAVVSYRTKNGDFKSLEDLKKIPELDVKKLDEKKDRITF, from the coding sequence GTGAACCGATTAGCAAAAGTGGTGATTTCCAATGGCAAGCGCTTCCTGATCCAAATCGCGCTTTGGGGAGTGACCGTTGGTATGGCTTCCTCTCAGCAGACACCGCCACAGACGCCACCGAAAGACCACGCGCAGCACAGCACAGAGCTTCCGCCCGGTGCAGGGAGAGACACAGTGGTGCGGGTCTGCGGAAAGTGCCACTCGCCTAACATTTTGGTGGCGAATCCGCGGGATCGGCAGGGATGGGAAGACACCATCACCAAGATGTACGGACTGGGTGCGGTCGCGACGGATGAAGATTTTACAGAAATTCTTGAGTATCTGGCTAAGAATGTCTCCCAACCGCCGACCGCACCGTCAATGGCCAAAGTCGCTGTGAATAAGGCGACGGCTGCGGAAATGGAGACTTCTCTGGAACTGTGGGTGAAAGACGCTGAAGCCGTGGTTAGCTATAGAACGAAGAATGGAGATTTCAAGTCTCTCGAAGACCTGAAGAAGATTCCAGAGTTAGACGTGAAGAAACTGGATGAGAAGAAGGATCGAATTACTTTCTAA